A single region of the Hoeflea prorocentri genome encodes:
- a CDS encoding sensor histidine kinase, translated as MEELAGLVPPKEKSGRPRLATGRRGPRFTVVALLVIGVLGLLSVFWVSQKMALAAEERRSLDRMSLYLSTLTSALEEHQHLPFILSWDPLVIGAVEGDDTTELNLRLESFSDQAGIDAIYLMDPSGLTIAASNWNETQTFIGNNYSFRPYFKKALSGGRGVFFAIGATTQEPGFFISEPVYASTGHIAGVIALKVDLTPLTRAWREGGETLLAADSRGVVILASNPDWTYRTLLPLSNDARVEIADERQFGNEPLDPLNYTVSSDHTVSIGDTRYLQTVGEVGHLGWRLHYLASLEPVNAQARQSLVLAAAALSLFAVAFLLVRTNRVRSALFASQEQRRSLQAINRQLEDEIEERRAAERRLEHAQKELRQVSKLAALGQLSASVTHELGQPIAAMRNYLAAADLPGSAIEGEARELVDQLNAITARMEHITGQLRFFAHRQTEKLVLFDLRDAIGAATEMMRADLASANINLNIQQPDEPVCVFGDMFRIEQVLVNMIRNARDAVAGCDAPNMTIKLTSNVNQALLSVRDNGPGLTEEALTHAEDPFFTTKASGVGMGLGLSISAAILKDHDGRMTFDNGADGGAVFTMILPLADEEQKAGSTQSDAI; from the coding sequence GTGGAAGAACTCGCCGGCCTCGTGCCGCCCAAGGAAAAGTCCGGCCGACCGCGATTGGCAACCGGCCGGCGGGGACCGCGCTTTACCGTCGTAGCCCTCCTTGTTATCGGCGTGCTCGGCCTTCTGTCGGTGTTCTGGGTTTCGCAAAAGATGGCTCTTGCCGCAGAAGAGCGCCGCTCTCTCGACCGCATGTCGCTTTACCTGTCGACGCTTACCTCCGCACTCGAAGAGCATCAGCATCTGCCATTCATTCTCTCCTGGGATCCGTTGGTCATCGGTGCCGTGGAGGGTGATGACACAACTGAGTTGAACCTGAGGCTTGAGAGTTTCTCGGACCAGGCCGGCATTGATGCGATTTACCTGATGGACCCTTCCGGCCTGACGATCGCGGCTTCAAACTGGAACGAGACGCAGACCTTCATCGGAAACAACTACAGCTTCCGTCCCTACTTCAAGAAGGCTCTGTCGGGTGGGCGCGGCGTGTTTTTTGCCATAGGCGCAACCACGCAGGAGCCCGGTTTTTTTATCTCCGAACCGGTCTATGCCTCGACCGGACATATTGCCGGAGTTATTGCTCTTAAGGTCGATCTGACGCCACTGACGCGCGCATGGCGCGAGGGTGGAGAGACCCTGCTTGCCGCCGATTCGCGCGGCGTCGTCATATTAGCGTCCAATCCGGACTGGACCTATCGCACGCTTCTGCCCCTTTCCAACGACGCCCGGGTGGAGATTGCTGATGAACGCCAGTTCGGAAATGAGCCGCTTGATCCGCTGAATTACACCGTATCGTCCGATCACACGGTTTCCATCGGGGACACGCGTTATCTGCAGACGGTCGGTGAAGTGGGGCATCTTGGCTGGAGGCTGCATTACCTTGCATCGCTTGAACCGGTGAATGCACAGGCCCGACAGTCCCTGGTTCTTGCTGCGGCAGCGCTGTCGCTTTTTGCGGTAGCCTTTCTGCTTGTGCGCACGAACCGGGTCCGCAGCGCGCTGTTTGCCTCGCAGGAGCAGCGGCGCAGCCTGCAGGCAATCAACCGGCAACTCGAGGACGAGATCGAAGAACGCCGCGCGGCCGAGCGGCGTCTTGAACACGCGCAGAAAGAACTCAGACAGGTCAGCAAACTGGCGGCTCTTGGCCAGTTGTCGGCGTCGGTCACCCATGAACTCGGACAGCCGATTGCCGCCATGCGCAACTATCTGGCAGCCGCAGACCTTCCCGGAAGCGCAATAGAGGGGGAGGCGCGCGAACTGGTTGACCAACTGAACGCCATTACGGCTCGCATGGAGCACATCACCGGGCAATTGAGATTTTTTGCCCACCGTCAAACCGAGAAACTGGTCCTCTTTGATTTGCGTGACGCAATCGGCGCAGCGACCGAGATGATGCGGGCCGATCTTGCCTCGGCGAATATCAACTTGAACATCCAGCAACCTGATGAGCCGGTTTGCGTCTTCGGCGACATGTTTCGCATCGAACAGGTGCTGGTGAACATGATCCGCAACGCCAGGGATGCAGTTGCCGGATGCGACGCGCCAAACATGACGATCAAACTGACTTCCAATGTCAATCAGGCACTTCTTAGCGTCCGGGACAATGGTCCGGGGCTAACCGAAGAGGCACTGACCCACGCGGAGGATCCGTTTTTCACAACCAAGGCTTCCGGGGTGGGCATGGGGCTTGGGTTGTCGATTTCCGCGGCAATTCTGAAAGACCACGATGGACGCATGACTTTTGACAACGGAGCAGATGGCGGTGCCGTTTTCACCATGATCCTGCCGCTGGCGGATGAAGAGCAAAAGGCCGGGAGCACGCAATCCGATGCGATCTAG
- a CDS encoding GyrI-like domain-containing protein, protein MEKIDFKKTMKTCFAPSAKDFSLIDVPPLQFLMIDGAGSPSQDASTEYAQALAALYPMAFKLKFLSKQKLGRDYVVPPLEALWWADDMSVFVSGDKDQWQWTVMIMQPDWITAEHVDEIRDKVAASDDLPALGKLRFETYHEGRAVQIMHIGPYSDEGPTLHRLHHEFLPQNGLAEDGHHHEIYLGDPRKTRPEKLKTVLRQPVRAV, encoded by the coding sequence ATGGAAAAGATTGATTTCAAGAAAACCATGAAGACCTGTTTCGCGCCATCGGCAAAGGATTTCAGCCTCATCGATGTGCCGCCGCTGCAATTCCTGATGATCGATGGCGCCGGTTCGCCGAGCCAGGACGCATCTACCGAATATGCGCAAGCCCTTGCGGCCCTTTATCCCATGGCGTTCAAGCTGAAGTTCCTTTCAAAACAGAAGCTTGGGCGGGATTATGTCGTGCCGCCGCTAGAGGCGCTTTGGTGGGCGGACGATATGAGCGTTTTTGTGTCAGGCGACAAAGACCAGTGGCAATGGACGGTCATGATCATGCAGCCGGATTGGATTACGGCGGAACATGTTGACGAGATTCGCGACAAGGTTGCTGCAAGCGACGATCTGCCGGCCCTTGGGAAGCTGCGCTTTGAAACCTATCACGAGGGCAGGGCGGTTCAGATCATGCACATAGGTCCTTACTCGGATGAAGGTCCGACGTTGCACAGGCTTCACCATGAATTCCTGCCGCAAAACGGGCTGGCCGAAGATGGGCATCACCATGAGATATATCTTGGCGACCCGCGAAAAACCCGGCCGGAGAAACTGAAGACCGTGTTACGGCAGCCGGTTCGCGCTGTCTGA
- a CDS encoding PadR family transcriptional regulator, whose translation MTNAEYAVLGLLLERPSHGYDLDRIIDERGMREWTELAFSSIYFILSKLEKRGLAESRPDPAKKTRKIYHPTTEAVPVFQQATVRALAEPHNLYPSVLLGLANWPGIEQDKALAALERRHDALTEIASRVGSKRQAAAHLPAHVEALFDYSTTQLNAEREWLERTIKLLGGDNGKD comes from the coding sequence ATGACAAATGCGGAATATGCCGTTCTGGGGCTTCTGCTTGAGCGGCCGTCTCACGGCTATGATCTGGACCGCATCATTGACGAGCGCGGCATGCGCGAATGGACGGAACTCGCCTTTTCGTCGATCTATTTCATATTGAGCAAGCTGGAAAAGCGCGGTCTTGCGGAGAGCCGACCGGACCCGGCCAAGAAGACCCGCAAGATCTACCACCCCACAACAGAGGCGGTGCCCGTCTTTCAGCAGGCAACAGTTCGGGCGCTCGCCGAGCCCCACAATCTCTACCCGTCAGTTCTGCTGGGTCTGGCCAACTGGCCGGGCATCGAGCAGGACAAAGCATTGGCGGCGCTTGAACGCAGGCACGACGCCCTGACCGAGATTGCTTCGCGTGTCGGCTCAAAGCGTCAGGCGGCGGCACACCTGCCGGCGCATGTCGAGGCTCTGTTCGACTACAGTACAACCCAACTGAATGCCGAACGCGAATGGCTTGAACGCACGATCAAACTGCTTGGAGGTGACAATGGAAAAGATTGA
- a CDS encoding MerR family transcriptional regulator, which produces MDKSPDAFRTISEVADELDLPQHVLRFWETRFNQIKPMKRGGGRRYYRPDDVDLLKGIRHLLYDQGYTIKGVQKLLKQNGSKFAVAIGSGEVTATEALASFTRQEAAEPPEPQEEASSGESDPDGDQLVGQAKLPGGRFFGIGGGSAKDGEGGSMAKEDKELLQEALYDLLECKRLLDQVR; this is translated from the coding sequence ATGGACAAAAGCCCGGACGCATTTCGTACCATAAGTGAAGTGGCGGACGAACTCGATCTGCCGCAGCACGTTTTGCGTTTCTGGGAGACGCGCTTCAATCAGATCAAACCGATGAAGCGCGGCGGAGGCCGCCGCTATTATCGACCTGACGACGTCGACCTTCTCAAGGGCATTCGCCATCTGCTCTATGACCAGGGTTACACGATCAAGGGTGTACAGAAACTGCTCAAGCAGAATGGCTCCAAGTTTGCCGTTGCAATCGGCTCCGGCGAAGTCACGGCAACTGAAGCGCTCGCATCTTTCACCCGGCAGGAAGCAGCTGAACCACCGGAACCGCAGGAAGAAGCCTCAAGCGGCGAAAGCGATCCCGATGGCGATCAGCTTGTCGGACAGGCCAAATTGCCGGGCGGCCGCTTCTTTGGGATTGGAGGCGGATCGGCCAAGGACGGCGAGGGCGGTTCGATGGCCAAGGAAGACAAGGAACTTCTCCAGGAAGCGCTTTACGATCTGCTCGAATGCAAACGCTTGCTCGACCAGGTCCGCTAA
- a CDS encoding integration host factor subunit alpha, producing the protein MGGKTVTRADLAEAVFRKVGLSRTESASLVEMVIDEVCNAIVRGESVKLSSFATFQIRDKNERIGRNPKTGEEVPISPRRVMTFKASNVLKKRVLDAHVKRKNSGNH; encoded by the coding sequence ATGGGTGGAAAAACGGTCACGAGAGCGGATCTGGCGGAAGCAGTATTCCGCAAAGTGGGACTTTCGAGAACCGAATCCGCTTCGCTGGTCGAAATGGTCATCGACGAGGTTTGCAATGCCATTGTCCGCGGTGAAAGCGTCAAGCTTTCGTCTTTTGCGACATTTCAGATTCGCGACAAAAACGAGCGTATCGGCCGCAATCCGAAGACCGGTGAGGAAGTTCCGATCTCACCGCGCCGGGTTATGACATTCAAGGCCTCGAATGTGCTGAAGAAACGAGTTCTTGATGCGCATGTAAAGCGCAAGAACTCCGGAAATCACTAA
- a CDS encoding beta-ketoacyl-ACP synthase III, with protein MIRSVVRGYGSCLPKRVMTNKDMEGVVDTTDEWIIQRTGIRQRYIAGEDETTCSLGAGAAKAALENAGLGPQDIDLIIVATSTPDNTFPAAAVDIQNRLGMRHGAAFDVQAVCTGFVYAMTTADAYLRGGLAKRALVIGSETFSRILDWDDRGTCVLFGDGAGALVLEAVESPGELSDRGVLASKLRSDGCHKEKLYVDGGPSSTQKVGHLRMQGREVFKHAVGMITDVIESVFDATGMTAEDIDWFVPHQANKRIIDASARKLGIDPKKVVITVDRYGNTSAASIPLALVDALEDGRIKENDVVLLEAMGGGFTWGAVMVRW; from the coding sequence ATGATCCGATCAGTTGTGCGTGGTTATGGTTCCTGTCTGCCCAAGCGGGTCATGACGAACAAGGATATGGAAGGTGTTGTCGATACGACCGATGAGTGGATCATCCAGCGTACGGGTATCCGTCAGCGCTATATCGCAGGCGAGGATGAGACCACATGCTCGCTCGGCGCGGGCGCTGCAAAGGCCGCGCTGGAAAACGCCGGCCTCGGCCCACAGGACATTGACCTGATCATCGTTGCTACGTCGACACCGGATAACACCTTTCCTGCTGCCGCGGTTGATATTCAGAACCGTCTCGGCATGCGCCACGGCGCCGCCTTTGATGTTCAGGCCGTCTGCACAGGCTTTGTTTATGCAATGACGACCGCCGATGCATATTTGCGTGGCGGGCTGGCAAAGCGAGCGTTGGTCATCGGTTCGGAGACGTTCTCCCGCATTCTCGACTGGGATGACCGGGGGACCTGCGTGCTCTTCGGCGACGGCGCCGGCGCACTTGTTCTGGAAGCGGTTGAGTCACCTGGTGAACTGTCCGATCGCGGTGTCCTTGCCTCGAAGCTTCGATCGGACGGCTGTCACAAGGAAAAGCTCTATGTGGATGGCGGGCCGTCTTCCACGCAGAAGGTCGGCCATTTGCGCATGCAGGGCAGGGAAGTCTTCAAACATGCCGTCGGCATGATCACGGACGTGATCGAGTCCGTCTTTGATGCGACCGGAATGACCGCCGAAGATATCGACTGGTTCGTGCCACATCAGGCAAACAAGCGCATTATTGATGCCTCGGCGCGCAAATTGGGTATCGATCCGAAAAAAGTCGTGATCACGGTCGATCGCTACGGAAATACCTCGGCGGCTTCGATCCCGCTGGCGCTTGTGGATGCGTTGGAAGACGGGCGCATCAAGGAAAATGACGTGGTGCTGCTTGAAGCGATGGGTGGCGGCTTTACCTGGGGCGCCGTCATGGTGCGCTGGTAG
- the plsX gene encoding phosphate acyltransferase PlsX, whose product MITVAVDVMGGDFGPEVAIPGLAKSLDRYPELKFQLFGIEDKCLPLLEKFPKLKAASEFHHCEVAVRMDDKPSRALRQGRWRSSMWRSIEAVKNGEADVCVSAGNTGALMAMARFCLRTMANIERPAIAAIWPTVRGESIVLDVGATVGADAQQLIDFSMMGAAMARALFEIDRPSVGLLNIGVEEIKGQEEVKEAGRILRVSELPGMDYRGFVEGDDLGKGTVDVVVTEGFSGNIALKAAEGTARQIGEYLRAAMNRTWLARLGYLLAKSAFDRLREKMDPNKVNGGVFLGMNGIVIKSHGGTDADGFAAAVDVAHDMARNNLISKIEDDLKLFHARLPVTGELVEENQG is encoded by the coding sequence TTGATTACGGTTGCAGTGGATGTAATGGGAGGCGATTTCGGTCCTGAAGTGGCCATCCCCGGTCTGGCAAAATCTCTTGATCGTTATCCTGAACTCAAGTTTCAACTCTTCGGAATCGAGGACAAGTGCCTGCCGCTTCTGGAGAAATTTCCAAAGCTGAAGGCCGCCAGCGAGTTCCATCACTGCGAAGTGGCGGTGCGGATGGACGACAAGCCGAGCCGGGCGCTTCGGCAGGGGCGGTGGCGCTCCTCCATGTGGCGCTCGATCGAGGCGGTGAAGAACGGTGAGGCGGATGTCTGCGTGTCTGCCGGCAATACCGGCGCGCTTATGGCGATGGCCCGCTTTTGTCTCAGGACCATGGCCAATATCGAACGGCCGGCGATTGCTGCCATATGGCCGACGGTGAGGGGCGAAAGCATTGTGCTTGATGTCGGAGCAACGGTCGGCGCCGACGCACAGCAATTGATTGACTTTTCCATGATGGGCGCGGCCATGGCGCGTGCCTTGTTCGAGATCGACAGGCCGTCGGTCGGTCTGCTCAATATCGGCGTCGAGGAGATCAAGGGTCAGGAAGAGGTCAAGGAAGCCGGACGCATCCTGCGCGTCAGCGAGTTGCCGGGAATGGACTACCGCGGCTTTGTCGAGGGCGATGACCTCGGCAAGGGAACGGTCGATGTCGTCGTCACTGAGGGCTTTTCCGGAAATATCGCGCTGAAAGCGGCAGAAGGCACGGCGCGGCAGATCGGCGAATATCTGCGGGCCGCGATGAACCGAACTTGGCTTGCCCGTCTCGGCTATCTGCTGGCAAAGAGCGCCTTCGACCGTTTGCGCGAAAAGATGGATCCGAACAAGGTCAATGGCGGTGTTTTCCTTGGAATGAACGGGATCGTCATCAAGAGCCATGGCGGAACGGACGCCGATGGTTTCGCCGCCGCGGTGGATGTCGCCCATGACATGGCGCGAAATAATCTTATCTCAAAGATTGAAGACGATTTGAAACTCTTCCACGCCAGGCTGCCGGTGACCGGAGAACTGGTCGAGGAAAATCAGGGGTGA
- a CDS encoding YceD family protein gives MPESKKESFSYRVNVGHLSINPVSVTLEADERERAELADRWGVTKVNALKADLELLRWKRDGVRIKGRVQVDLEQECVVTLEPVQSHIDEAIDALFVPDGSRLARIPVDETGEMIVDAEGPDLPETFTGDSIDVGLVCEEFIVLAIDPYPRKEGAVLEAAEETPPEEDRPPSPFAGLKDWSKR, from the coding sequence ATGCCTGAAAGCAAAAAGGAATCGTTCAGCTACAGGGTGAATGTCGGCCACCTGTCGATCAATCCTGTCTCAGTCACCCTGGAGGCCGATGAGCGCGAGCGGGCGGAACTGGCCGATCGCTGGGGCGTTACCAAGGTCAATGCGCTTAAGGCCGACCTTGAGCTCCTGCGCTGGAAGCGCGACGGGGTCCGCATCAAAGGTCGTGTGCAGGTAGACCTCGAACAGGAATGTGTCGTCACGCTCGAGCCGGTGCAGTCGCATATCGATGAAGCCATTGACGCGCTTTTCGTACCTGATGGCTCCAGGCTTGCGCGCATTCCCGTCGATGAAACGGGTGAAATGATCGTTGATGCGGAAGGGCCGGATCTGCCGGAGACATTTACCGGCGATTCCATTGATGTGGGATTGGTCTGTGAGGAATTCATTGTGTTGGCAATCGACCCCTATCCGCGTAAAGAGGGCGCGGTCCTGGAGGCGGCTGAGGAGACACCACCTGAAGAAGATCGGCCGCCGTCACCGTTTGCAGGTTTGAAAGACTGGAGCAAACGCTGA
- a CDS encoding ubiquinol-cytochrome C chaperone family protein has protein sequence MIFGYFSRKRKNREIVDRLYRRLTAIARNPAFYARMHVPDTVMGRFEMLSVVMVLFFRRTDGKDPALQQLAQDVVDTFFEDMDHSLRELGIGDQSVPKRMKKLARMFYGRAQSYGTALNEGAPLALSAALHRNIYPQDRTDKDQLQMVGAEELSELAQEVMRLDKWFLERDEAELLAGQLTQPDDSIVQENQTNA, from the coding sequence ATGATCTTCGGGTATTTTAGTCGAAAGCGAAAGAATCGCGAAATTGTCGATCGGCTGTACCGGCGATTGACGGCGATTGCCCGCAATCCTGCGTTCTATGCCCGCATGCACGTTCCGGATACCGTTATGGGCCGCTTCGAGATGCTAAGTGTCGTGATGGTCCTGTTTTTCCGCCGGACTGACGGCAAGGATCCAGCGCTTCAGCAACTCGCCCAGGATGTTGTCGACACTTTTTTTGAAGATATGGATCATTCATTGCGTGAACTGGGGATCGGCGATCAATCCGTTCCCAAAAGAATGAAGAAGCTTGCGCGCATGTTCTATGGCCGGGCCCAGTCATACGGGACCGCCCTGAACGAAGGTGCGCCATTGGCATTGTCCGCGGCGCTCCATCGCAATATCTATCCGCAGGACCGGACAGATAAGGATCAATTGCAAATGGTGGGAGCAGAGGAGCTTTCCGAGCTGGCGCAGGAGGTGATGCGGCTCGACAAATGGTTCTTAGAACGCGACGAAGCGGAACTCCTTGCCGGGCAACTGACGCAGCCTGATGATTCGATTGTGCAGGAAAATCAAACAAATGCCTGA
- a CDS encoding outer membrane protein assembly factor BamE, producing MKRRLFNTDRRISFAGVIALGLSAAVLSGCNTSETFTQGYVVDSETLELVPPGSSKEQVLLSLGTPTTKGDYGQETFYYISQKRVRNAMFMKPRLVDQSILAVYFDDEGTVSSISNYTLEDGKVFDTIHRTTPTGGKEETFLSRALSSVGSSGQAGARQIITGGNNSGL from the coding sequence TTGAAGCGGCGTTTATTCAACACAGATCGGCGCATTTCTTTTGCCGGTGTCATTGCACTCGGTCTTTCGGCCGCCGTTTTGAGCGGCTGTAATACGAGTGAAACGTTCACTCAGGGTTATGTCGTTGACAGCGAAACCCTGGAACTTGTCCCGCCCGGGTCAAGCAAGGAGCAGGTGCTTCTGTCGCTCGGCACGCCGACGACCAAGGGTGATTACGGGCAGGAAACCTTCTACTACATCTCTCAAAAGCGTGTACGCAACGCCATGTTCATGAAGCCGAGGCTTGTTGATCAGTCCATTCTGGCGGTCTATTTCGACGATGAGGGAACGGTCAGCAGTATTTCCAACTACACGCTTGAGGACGGCAAGGTATTCGATACGATCCACCGTACGACGCCAACCGGAGGCAAGGAAGAAACCTTCCTGAGCCGTGCCCTGTCCTCCGTCGGCTCCTCCGGACAAGCCGGAGCCAGGCAGATTATTACCGGCGGCAACAATTCGGGCTTGTGA
- a CDS encoding sodium-translocating pyrophosphatase, with amino-acid sequence MSILFAVIACGLLSIVFAVWATQSVLAADQGNERMQEIAGAIREGAQAYLNRQYTTIAIVGAVVFVITWILLSSLAAIGFLIGAVLSGAAGYIGMHVSVRANVRTAQAASNSLAAGLDIAFKSGAITGMLVAGLALLGVSIYYYILTGPMGYAVADRTVIDALVALGFGASLISIFARLGGGIFTKGADVGGDLVGKVEAGIPEDDPRNPATIADNVGDNVGDCAGMAADLFETYAVTVVATMVLGAIFFAGSAMLESIMLYPLVICAACIVTSIAGVFFVKLGSNGSIMGALYKGLIATGLLSIVGMAIATQLTIGWGEISEIGTTGTNLFLCGVVGLIVTGLIVWITEYYTGTDKRPVNSIAEASVTGHGTNVIQGLAVSLEATALPAIVIIAGIIGTFQLGGLFGMGIAVTAMLGIAGMIVALDAFGPVTDNAGGIAEMSGLPADVRKSTDALDAVGNTTKAVTKGYAIGSAGLGALVLFAAYSNDLAFFASNSESFPYFSDMGEISFSLSNPYVVAGLIFGGLIPYLFGGIAMTAVGRAGGTVVQEVRRQFKEKPGILEGKDRPDYARAVDILTRAAIKEMIVPSLLPVLAPLVVYFGILFISGSKASAFAALGASLLGVIVNGLFVAISMTSGGGAWDNAKKSFEDGFVDAQGVKHEKGSEAHKASVTGDTVGDPYKDTAGPAVNPAIKITNIVALLLLAVLAHS; translated from the coding sequence TTGTCAATTCTATTTGCCGTCATCGCCTGCGGTCTGCTTTCAATTGTCTTCGCGGTTTGGGCGACACAGTCAGTGCTTGCCGCTGACCAGGGCAATGAGCGGATGCAGGAGATTGCTGGCGCAATCCGGGAGGGTGCGCAAGCATATCTGAACCGCCAGTACACGACTATTGCGATCGTTGGCGCGGTCGTATTCGTTATCACCTGGATACTTCTTTCATCCCTGGCGGCCATTGGTTTTCTGATCGGCGCGGTCTTGTCCGGCGCTGCCGGCTATATCGGCATGCACGTTTCAGTGCGCGCCAACGTCCGCACAGCACAGGCAGCATCAAACAGCCTGGCGGCAGGTCTCGATATCGCCTTCAAATCCGGCGCCATCACCGGCATGCTGGTGGCTGGCCTGGCCCTTCTTGGTGTCTCCATCTACTACTACATCCTGACCGGTCCGATGGGGTATGCCGTTGCCGACCGTACGGTTATCGACGCGCTTGTAGCGCTCGGTTTCGGCGCGTCGCTGATTTCTATCTTTGCCCGTCTTGGCGGCGGTATCTTCACCAAGGGTGCGGATGTCGGCGGCGACCTTGTGGGTAAGGTTGAGGCAGGTATTCCGGAGGACGATCCGCGCAACCCGGCAACGATTGCCGACAATGTCGGCGACAATGTCGGTGACTGTGCAGGCATGGCCGCCGACCTTTTCGAAACCTATGCGGTGACCGTTGTCGCCACCATGGTTCTCGGAGCGATCTTCTTTGCCGGTTCCGCAATGCTTGAATCGATCATGCTCTATCCGCTCGTAATCTGCGCGGCTTGCATCGTGACGTCGATTGCCGGCGTCTTTTTCGTCAAGCTCGGCTCCAACGGCTCGATCATGGGCGCGCTCTACAAGGGCCTTATCGCGACCGGCCTGCTGTCGATCGTCGGCATGGCGATTGCAACTCAGTTGACAATCGGCTGGGGTGAGATCAGCGAAATCGGCACGACGGGTACAAACCTGTTCCTGTGCGGCGTTGTCGGCCTGATCGTGACCGGGCTTATCGTCTGGATCACCGAATACTATACAGGCACAGACAAGCGTCCGGTGAATTCGATTGCCGAGGCTTCCGTAACGGGCCATGGAACCAACGTGATCCAGGGCCTGGCGGTTTCGCTGGAAGCAACGGCTCTTCCGGCGATTGTCATCATCGCCGGTATCATCGGCACCTTCCAGCTCGGTGGGCTGTTTGGAATGGGTATCGCCGTCACGGCGATGCTTGGCATTGCCGGAATGATCGTCGCGCTTGATGCCTTCGGTCCGGTGACGGACAATGCCGGCGGTATCGCCGAAATGTCCGGTTTGCCCGCCGATGTACGCAAGTCAACCGATGCGCTTGATGCAGTCGGCAATACGACCAAGGCAGTCACCAAGGGTTACGCAATCGGCTCTGCCGGTCTTGGCGCTCTGGTGCTGTTTGCCGCCTACTCGAACGACCTGGCCTTCTTCGCCAGCAATTCGGAATCATTCCCCTATTTCTCCGACATGGGAGAAATCTCGTTCAGCCTGTCCAACCCCTACGTGGTGGCCGGACTGATCTTCGGCGGTCTGATCCCCTATCTGTTCGGTGGTATCGCCATGACGGCCGTTGGCCGTGCAGGCGGAACGGTCGTTCAGGAAGTGCGCAGGCAGTTCAAGGAAAAGCCCGGTATTCTGGAAGGCAAGGACCGTCCGGACTACGCGCGTGCGGTGGACATTCTCACCCGGGCCGCGATCAAGGAAATGATCGTACCGTCTCTGCTTCCGGTGCTGGCGCCGCTCGTGGTCTATTTCGGTATCCTGTTCATCTCGGGATCGAAGGCTTCGGCGTTTGCAGCCCTTGGTGCTTCGCTCCTCGGTGTGATCGTCAACGGCCTGTTTGTCGCGATTTCCATGACGTCAGGCGGTGGTGCCTGGGATAATGCGAAAAAATCCTTCGAAGACGGCTTTGTCGACGCACAGGGTGTGAAGCACGAAAAGGGCAGTGAAGCCCACAAGGCATCTGTCACCGGTGACACCGTCGGCGATCCTTATAAGGATACCGCTGGCCCGGCCGTGAACCCGGCGATCAAGATCACCAACATCGTGGCGCTGCTGCTTCTTGCAGTTCTCGCCCACTCCTGA